A region of Salinibacter sp. 10B DNA encodes the following proteins:
- a CDS encoding glycosyltransferase family 1 protein, whose amino-acid sequence MASASSLSETIRPPRSSDRLRPSVPKRVALFTGAYNHIADGVSLTLNRLVDYLEQQGVAVRVFAPTVENPPIDHAGTLVPVPSVSLPGRSDYRLTLGITPSVREELEAFDPTLYHIATPDLLGRHALSVAHDTGTPVVASYHTHFSSYLKYYHLDLFESALWSYLRRFYEQCEQVYVPSSAMAEILKEHGITDGLRLWERGVNTDRFSPERRSLEWRREQGINDNEIVVSFVSRLVWEKGLDVYADVIRRLEQQGIPHRSMVVGDGPARDELEERLPNTVFTGFLEGDELAQAYASSDVFLFPSDTETFGNVTLEAMASGLPTICANAVGSRDLVNDESTGLLCPPDDTDAFVQATRRLVLDTELRERMSTAAHTRAQAYTWDAILGRMNEYYDEVQARHVAVPAAAPTTRDAVS is encoded by the coding sequence ATGGCTTCTGCCTCTTCCCTTTCCGAGACGATCCGTCCGCCCCGCTCGTCGGATCGCTTGCGGCCTTCCGTCCCGAAGCGGGTGGCACTCTTTACAGGGGCGTACAACCACATTGCCGACGGCGTGTCCCTCACGCTGAATCGGTTGGTGGACTATCTGGAGCAGCAGGGAGTTGCGGTGCGCGTCTTTGCGCCAACTGTTGAGAATCCCCCGATCGATCATGCGGGCACCCTTGTGCCGGTTCCCTCTGTGTCGCTGCCTGGGAGGTCGGACTACCGATTGACCCTTGGCATCACACCATCGGTGCGAGAGGAGCTGGAGGCTTTTGATCCCACCCTTTACCACATCGCGACCCCGGACCTGCTGGGCCGCCACGCGCTCAGTGTTGCTCACGATACCGGGACGCCGGTGGTTGCATCGTATCACACCCATTTCAGCTCGTATCTGAAGTACTACCACCTCGACCTGTTCGAGTCGGCCCTGTGGAGCTACCTGCGTCGCTTTTACGAGCAGTGCGAACAGGTGTACGTGCCGTCCTCGGCCATGGCCGAGATTCTGAAGGAGCACGGCATCACCGACGGGCTGCGCCTGTGGGAGCGAGGCGTTAATACGGATCGGTTTTCCCCGGAGCGCCGCTCGCTGGAGTGGCGGCGAGAACAAGGAATCAACGACAATGAAATCGTTGTGTCCTTCGTGAGTCGGCTCGTGTGGGAGAAGGGGCTCGACGTCTATGCCGACGTGATTCGGCGACTGGAGCAACAAGGAATTCCGCACCGAAGCATGGTAGTGGGCGATGGGCCGGCTCGCGACGAGCTGGAGGAGCGCCTTCCGAACACCGTCTTTACGGGGTTCCTGGAAGGAGACGAGCTCGCCCAAGCGTATGCGTCCTCCGACGTATTTCTCTTTCCCAGCGATACTGAAACGTTTGGCAACGTAACTCTGGAGGCGATGGCTTCGGGCCTTCCTACCATCTGTGCAAACGCCGTGGGGAGTCGCGACCTTGTGAATGATGAGTCGACGGGACTTCTTTGTCCTCCGGACGACACCGATGCGTTCGTACAGGCCACGCGTCGACTCGTGCTCGACACGGAGTTGCGGGAGCGCATGAGCACCGCAGCACACACGCGGGCGCAGGCCTACACGTGGGACGCAATCCTCGGACGGATGAACGAGTACTACGACGAGGTGCAGGCCCGCCATGTGGCGGTTCCCGCTGCCGCTCCCACCACGCGCGACGCCGTCTCGTAA
- a CDS encoding TIGR01777 family oxidoreductase, whose amino-acid sequence MNTLTFTTELDAPAETVFAWHARPGAFQRLAPPWAPVRLESFEGIQEGDRAVIRLGPGPLALRWVAEHHDVIEGRQFCDRQVQGPFAHWNHTHRFEPLDEGRCRLVDQIEYAPPAGTVGAAVSPYFLEPELRRQFAYRHRVTRRDLALHRRYNSDEQSLTIAVSGTSGLVGSQLVPFLTTGGHTVKSLVRSRPVGKDDILWDPKSGTVETDKLEGVDAVIHLAAESVFGLWTAAKKQRIYDSRAAGTRLLAEALATLDDPPDAFVSASAIGYYGDHGTDVVTEESEPRTPGFLTEVCRAWEAATEPAAASDIRTIQARIGVILSPAGGALRLMLPAFWLGLGGRVGAPDQYFPWIALDDVIGGLYHTLWADDLDGPVNLTAPHPSRMDDYARTLGDVLNRPAPLAVPGSLLRSVAGEVATEMALKSARVVPKKLQKSGYDFSYDTLDDALRHLLGRTAETDAPFLIP is encoded by the coding sequence ATGAACACCCTCACCTTCACGACTGAACTAGACGCCCCTGCCGAAACCGTCTTTGCATGGCATGCCCGTCCCGGGGCCTTTCAACGTCTTGCCCCTCCGTGGGCACCGGTGCGCCTCGAATCGTTTGAGGGCATTCAGGAAGGAGACCGTGCCGTGATCCGTCTCGGGCCTGGTCCCCTGGCCCTGCGCTGGGTCGCCGAACACCACGATGTCATCGAGGGGCGGCAATTCTGTGATCGGCAGGTGCAGGGACCGTTTGCCCATTGGAACCACACCCACCGATTCGAGCCGTTAGACGAAGGGAGGTGCCGGCTTGTAGATCAGATCGAATATGCCCCGCCGGCGGGGACGGTGGGCGCGGCCGTCTCCCCGTATTTCCTTGAGCCGGAGCTACGCCGACAGTTTGCCTATCGTCATCGCGTGACGCGCCGCGATCTGGCGCTACATCGTCGCTACAACTCGGACGAGCAGTCCCTCACAATCGCGGTCAGCGGCACGTCCGGCCTCGTCGGCTCGCAGCTCGTGCCCTTCCTCACGACCGGCGGGCACACCGTAAAGTCGCTGGTGCGGTCGCGTCCGGTAGGCAAAGACGACATTCTCTGGGACCCGAAGTCCGGAACCGTGGAGACGGACAAGTTGGAAGGGGTAGACGCAGTCATTCATCTCGCGGCGGAGAGCGTCTTCGGGCTCTGGACGGCCGCCAAAAAGCAGCGCATCTACGACAGCCGGGCCGCGGGCACGCGACTCTTGGCCGAGGCCCTTGCCACCCTCGACGATCCGCCGGATGCATTCGTCTCTGCCTCGGCGATTGGGTACTACGGCGACCACGGCACGGATGTCGTGACAGAAGAAAGCGAACCGCGCACGCCTGGCTTTCTCACAGAAGTATGCCGGGCGTGGGAGGCGGCCACGGAGCCCGCAGCGGCATCGGACATTCGTACCATACAGGCCCGCATCGGCGTGATCCTCTCTCCGGCGGGCGGGGCCCTGCGCCTCATGCTGCCCGCCTTCTGGCTGGGACTTGGCGGCCGCGTGGGCGCACCGGACCAGTATTTCCCCTGGATCGCTCTGGACGACGTGATCGGCGGCCTCTACCACACGCTCTGGGCCGATGACCTCGATGGCCCCGTCAACCTCACCGCCCCCCACCCATCCCGAATGGACGACTACGCCCGCACACTCGGCGATGTCCTCAACCGTCCAGCGCCCCTCGCGGTGCCCGGCTCTCTACTCCGGTCTGTGGCCGGAGAGGTAGCCACCGAAATGGCCCTCAAGAGCGCGAGGGTCGTGCCAAAAAAGCTGCAGAAAAGCGGCTATGACTTCAGCTACGACACGCTGGACGATGCCCTTCGGCACCTCCTCGGCCGCACTGCCGAAACAGACGCTCCGTTCCTTATCCCGTAA
- a CDS encoding Na+/H+ antiporter subunit E, with the protein MLFFLLNIGLATVWGALMGSFDAATLAAGYVVGYGVIWAIQPALGPSAYVGGVARFVRFVGLYLAGLVWSSVLVAIDVCRPRLNVRPGVVGVRTQARSDAEITVLSNLISLTPGTLVLDVSPDRRTLYVHAMDLTDGGPDGLREALHETLEHRVLTLLRGPAGARSLGAEGTGHSPPVTG; encoded by the coding sequence ATGCTTTTCTTTCTGCTAAACATCGGTCTGGCTACGGTCTGGGGCGCCCTCATGGGCTCATTCGATGCGGCCACGCTGGCCGCCGGCTACGTCGTGGGCTACGGCGTGATCTGGGCGATTCAGCCCGCGCTCGGGCCGTCCGCTTACGTCGGCGGCGTGGCCCGCTTCGTTCGGTTCGTGGGCCTCTACCTTGCGGGCCTCGTCTGGTCGAGCGTGCTCGTCGCGATCGACGTGTGTCGGCCCCGACTGAATGTGCGACCGGGCGTCGTGGGGGTGCGCACGCAGGCCCGGTCCGACGCGGAGATTACGGTCCTCTCTAATCTGATCTCCCTCACGCCGGGGACGCTGGTCCTCGACGTGTCGCCGGATCGACGCACGCTTTACGTGCATGCGATGGACCTGACCGACGGCGGTCCCGACGGGTTGCGGGAGGCCCTCCACGAGACCCTGGAGCACCGCGTGCTGACGTTGCTGCGGGGGCCGGCCGGGGCCCGTTCATTGGGAGCAGAGGGGACGGGGCATTCTCCACCCGTTACGGGATAA
- a CDS encoding Na+/H+ antiporter subunit D → MMHLLVLPILIPLVTAIAVLLSTRVPRLQRTWSLLGSVGLLAATIALLHGVWGHGIQHVQMGTWTAPFGITLVADLLSAVLLVVTGLMGVAVLLYAMGTIDAGRERSGFHALYHLLLMGVAGAFLAGDLFNLYVWFEVLLITSFVLLVLGTDRAQVRGSVTYVLVNLVASLCFLLAVGLLYGMAGTLNLADLAVRLPEVGAPGLVTAIAMLFLVAFGIKAAVFPLFFWLPAAYHTPPIAISALFAGLLTKVGVYALIRVFTLLFTQDVGYTHTILLVVASLTMVTGVLGAVAQADVRKILSFHIVSQIGYMVMGLALFTPLALLGAIFYIVHHIVVKTNLFLVGGVAERIVGHFDLGQMGGLYRSRPLLAVLFLVPALSLAGLPPLSGFWAKLIILQAGLEAEAYFAVGAALIAGILTLVSMTKIWSEAFWKPLPVEATGAPVSVRGLLVPVVLLAAVTIAIGLYAEPLAVLAERSAAELLDPSAYITAVLGADAPVAATQP, encoded by the coding sequence ATGATGCATCTTTTGGTTCTTCCCATACTGATTCCGCTCGTGACCGCCATCGCGGTGCTATTGAGCACCCGCGTGCCGCGGCTGCAGCGGACGTGGAGTCTGCTCGGGAGTGTGGGCCTGCTCGCCGCGACCATCGCCCTGCTCCACGGCGTGTGGGGACACGGCATTCAGCACGTGCAAATGGGGACCTGGACGGCGCCGTTCGGCATCACGCTGGTGGCTGATCTCTTGAGTGCCGTCCTGCTCGTGGTGACGGGCCTCATGGGCGTCGCCGTGCTGCTCTACGCTATGGGGACCATCGACGCCGGGCGGGAGCGCAGCGGGTTCCACGCACTCTACCATCTGTTGCTGATGGGAGTTGCTGGGGCTTTTCTTGCGGGCGACCTCTTCAACCTCTACGTCTGGTTCGAGGTGTTGCTGATCACCTCGTTCGTCCTCCTGGTGCTGGGCACCGACCGGGCGCAGGTGCGGGGCAGCGTGACGTACGTGCTCGTGAATCTGGTGGCATCGCTCTGCTTCTTGCTCGCCGTGGGGCTGCTCTACGGCATGGCGGGGACGCTCAACCTTGCGGATCTGGCCGTGCGGCTGCCGGAGGTGGGCGCTCCGGGCCTCGTAACGGCCATTGCGATGCTGTTCCTCGTGGCCTTCGGCATCAAGGCCGCGGTCTTTCCGCTGTTTTTCTGGCTCCCGGCGGCGTATCACACGCCCCCCATTGCTATCTCGGCCCTGTTTGCCGGACTACTCACCAAGGTGGGCGTCTACGCCCTCATCCGGGTGTTCACGCTGCTCTTTACGCAGGACGTCGGCTACACGCATACGATTCTCCTCGTCGTGGCCAGTCTTACGATGGTAACGGGGGTGCTGGGGGCCGTGGCACAGGCCGACGTGCGGAAGATCCTGTCCTTCCACATCGTGAGCCAGATTGGCTACATGGTGATGGGGTTGGCCCTCTTCACCCCGCTGGCGCTGCTGGGCGCGATCTTCTACATCGTGCATCACATCGTGGTGAAGACGAATCTCTTTCTGGTGGGTGGGGTGGCGGAGCGAATCGTTGGTCATTTCGACCTTGGACAGATGGGCGGCCTCTACCGAAGCCGTCCGCTGCTAGCTGTGCTGTTTCTGGTTCCAGCTTTGTCGCTAGCCGGGCTGCCGCCGCTTTCCGGCTTCTGGGCAAAGCTCATCATTCTGCAAGCGGGGCTGGAGGCAGAAGCGTATTTTGCTGTGGGGGCGGCGTTGATCGCCGGAATTCTGACGCTCGTCTCCATGACCAAGATCTGGAGTGAGGCGTTCTGGAAGCCGCTGCCGGTCGAGGCAACCGGGGCTCCGGTGTCGGTACGCGGGCTTCTCGTGCCGGTCGTCCTGCTGGCCGCCGTGACGATAGCGATCGGCCTCTACGCCGAGCCGCTGGCGGTGCTGGCCGAGCGGTCCGCCGCCGAGCTATTAGACCCGTCCGCCTACATCACCGCTGTCCTTGGCGCGGATGCCCCCGTTGCTGCCACACAGCCATAG
- a CDS encoding NADH-quinone oxidoreductase subunit K gives MDTLLALLVGVLTAAGVYLLLQRSMLRMLFGVILLSNAVNLVVLVAGRTLRAAPPIVPEGLSAPEATMANPLPQALVLTAIVIGFGLVAFALVLLYRTYATFGTLDVDVLSEESEDGDAVGF, from the coding sequence ATGGATACGCTTCTTGCTCTTCTGGTCGGCGTGCTCACGGCGGCAGGGGTGTACCTGCTGCTCCAGCGATCAATGCTGCGGATGCTGTTCGGTGTCATTCTGCTATCGAACGCCGTAAACCTGGTCGTGCTGGTGGCGGGGCGCACACTGCGGGCCGCGCCGCCCATTGTGCCGGAGGGGCTCTCTGCCCCTGAGGCGACCATGGCAAATCCGCTGCCCCAGGCCCTGGTCCTCACCGCCATCGTGATCGGGTTCGGACTGGTCGCGTTTGCCCTCGTGCTCCTGTACCGCACCTACGCCACCTTTGGCACGCTGGATGTGGACGTCCTTTCGGAGGAGTCCGAGGACGGCGATGCTGTGGGTTTCTGA
- the mbhE gene encoding hydrogen gas-evolving membrane-bound hydrogenase subunit E → MALALLLTLLWASAAPLLVRVAGRQAGWALALGPVGLFVWFLAYLPEATAGTGLREAVSWVPTLDVELSFLLDGLSLLFALLITGLGTLIVVYAGRYLDGHRDLGRFFAILFAFLASMLGVVLADNLLLLFVFWEGTSLCSYLLVGFKHESETARKAALQALLVTGGGGLALLTGVLLLGAAGGSFELSTLLTRGADVQAHPLYLPAFVLIAIGAFAKSAQVPFHFWLPNAMAAPTPVSAYLHSATMVKAGVYLLARLDPVLGGTGAWIWTLAVVGGATMLVGAIGALRHTDLKKVLAYSTLTALGTLVVLLGLSYDASIKAAIVFLLVHALYKSGLFLVAGSVEHGTGTRDLLQVSGLRSVLPWTALAAVLAGLSMAGLPPLFGFVGKELAYKAKLGVENLDWLLPTIAVTANALTVVAAGMLVLRPFFGSRRTPEGRNGHEVPLAMWIGPLLVGAAGLLFGIAPGLMAELVAPAVAVVAGEPVEIQLALWYGVNTAFYLSIATMVLGVGGYLLWPRIRARLTTLDRLTVAGPARGYALVLEGAFALGGRLRRFVEVSSVRRYLGILFGVIVALVGGTLVLRTGTFVSLSGLSEVLPHEAGLALLIAAAALAAAWARAPLVALPSLGVAGLGLALLYVLLSAPDLAMTQVLVEILLVVIALAVLAATGRMPQREPRKRRRYAVPLALGVGGTVTLLLLAVLQQPFDGRVSDFFLTQSVPQGFGRNVVNVILVDFRALDTLGEITVLAIAALGALVLLRGLRVAGPSLPPIAVPSIVLRTGARLLLALLILASLFMLWRGHNEPGGGFIGGLFAASAVVLYLLAHRRAATERLLRGSPRTALGVGLAIAVASGLVGVFTANLPFLTGQWISFGGIKLGTPLLFDIGVFSVVVGFTLTIILALDRVLDARPAEEERGSDPPTDRRSVPPSPHKIEGAPSSSSL, encoded by the coding sequence ATGGCGCTCGCACTTCTTCTCACATTGCTCTGGGCTTCGGCCGCTCCACTCCTCGTCCGTGTTGCGGGTCGACAGGCCGGTTGGGCACTCGCCCTCGGACCCGTGGGGCTCTTTGTCTGGTTTTTGGCCTATCTGCCCGAGGCCACGGCAGGGACGGGCCTTCGCGAGGCGGTCTCCTGGGTGCCCACCCTTGACGTGGAACTGTCCTTTCTGCTGGATGGCCTCAGCCTGCTGTTTGCTTTGCTCATTACCGGCCTTGGAACGCTCATCGTGGTGTATGCGGGACGGTACCTCGACGGGCATCGCGACCTCGGCCGCTTCTTTGCGATCCTCTTTGCGTTCCTGGCGTCGATGCTGGGGGTGGTGCTGGCGGACAACCTGCTCCTGCTGTTTGTCTTTTGGGAGGGGACGAGCCTCTGCTCGTATCTGCTCGTCGGCTTTAAGCACGAGAGCGAGACGGCCCGAAAAGCGGCGTTGCAGGCCCTCCTGGTGACGGGCGGCGGCGGACTGGCGCTCCTCACGGGGGTTCTCCTGCTGGGCGCGGCCGGCGGCTCGTTCGAACTGTCGACGCTCCTGACGCGGGGAGCGGACGTGCAGGCACATCCGCTGTATCTGCCGGCGTTCGTGCTCATCGCGATCGGGGCGTTTGCGAAGTCGGCCCAGGTGCCGTTTCACTTCTGGTTGCCGAACGCGATGGCCGCGCCGACGCCGGTGAGTGCGTACCTGCACTCTGCGACGATGGTGAAGGCGGGCGTGTACCTCCTGGCCCGCCTCGACCCGGTGTTGGGGGGCACGGGCGCGTGGATCTGGACGCTGGCCGTCGTGGGCGGGGCGACGATGCTCGTCGGGGCGATCGGGGCGCTACGCCACACCGACCTGAAGAAGGTACTGGCGTATTCGACGCTTACGGCGCTCGGCACTCTTGTAGTGCTCCTCGGCCTCAGCTACGACGCGAGCATCAAGGCGGCGATCGTTTTTCTGCTCGTGCACGCCCTCTACAAGAGTGGGCTGTTTTTGGTCGCCGGATCGGTGGAGCACGGCACCGGCACCCGCGACCTCCTGCAGGTGAGTGGGCTTCGGTCCGTGCTGCCGTGGACGGCCCTGGCGGCGGTGCTGGCCGGGCTATCGATGGCTGGACTGCCGCCGCTCTTTGGCTTCGTGGGAAAAGAACTGGCCTACAAGGCAAAGTTGGGCGTGGAGAATCTGGACTGGTTGCTGCCCACCATCGCCGTAACTGCAAATGCCCTCACCGTGGTGGCAGCGGGGATGCTCGTGCTGCGGCCGTTCTTCGGATCGCGACGAACGCCGGAGGGGAGAAACGGGCACGAGGTCCCGCTGGCGATGTGGATTGGTCCGCTGCTCGTTGGGGCGGCGGGTCTGCTCTTCGGCATAGCGCCCGGGCTGATGGCAGAATTAGTGGCGCCTGCGGTGGCGGTCGTGGCGGGGGAGCCGGTGGAGATTCAGCTTGCACTCTGGTACGGCGTGAATACGGCCTTCTATCTGAGCATCGCCACGATGGTGCTCGGCGTGGGGGGGTACCTGCTGTGGCCTCGGATTCGGGCGCGGCTGACGACGCTCGATCGGCTGACCGTGGCGGGGCCGGCGCGGGGCTATGCTCTGGTGCTGGAGGGGGCATTCGCGCTCGGTGGGAGGCTGCGCCGGTTCGTGGAGGTGTCCAGCGTGCGCCGGTATCTCGGGATCCTCTTTGGCGTCATCGTGGCGCTGGTGGGCGGAACGCTCGTGCTACGCACCGGCACATTCGTGTCTCTTTCGGGGCTGTCGGAGGTGTTGCCGCACGAGGCGGGACTCGCTCTTCTCATCGCGGCGGCGGCGCTGGCGGCAGCGTGGGCGCGCGCGCCACTGGTGGCGCTCCCCAGCCTGGGCGTGGCGGGCCTCGGCCTGGCGCTTTTGTACGTGTTGCTGAGTGCCCCGGACCTCGCGATGACGCAGGTGCTGGTGGAGATTCTCCTCGTCGTGATTGCGCTGGCGGTGCTGGCGGCAACGGGACGGATGCCTCAGCGCGAGCCCCGAAAACGACGACGCTACGCCGTTCCGCTTGCTCTGGGTGTGGGGGGGACGGTGACGCTTCTGTTACTGGCGGTGTTGCAGCAGCCGTTCGACGGACGGGTCTCGGACTTTTTCCTGACCCAAAGTGTGCCGCAGGGCTTTGGCCGCAATGTGGTAAACGTCATTCTGGTGGACTTCCGGGCGCTGGACACGCTCGGCGAGATTACGGTGCTCGCGATTGCGGCGCTTGGGGCCCTCGTGCTTCTTCGCGGGCTGAGGGTCGCCGGGCCGTCCCTGCCGCCCATCGCGGTGCCGTCCATTGTGCTGCGAACGGGCGCGCGACTGCTGCTGGCGCTCCTGATTTTGGCCTCTCTGTTCATGCTCTGGCGCGGCCACAACGAGCCGGGCGGCGGCTTCATCGGTGGGCTCTTTGCGGCGTCGGCCGTCGTGCTCTACCTGCTGGCCCACCGCCGGGCGGCCACTGAGCGACTGTTGCGCGGATCGCCCCGAACGGCGCTGGGCGTGGGCCTCGCCATTGCCGTCGCGAGCGGACTCGTCGGCGTGTTTACTGCAAACCTTCCGTTCCTGACGGGGCAGTGGATTTCGTTCGGCGGCATCAAACTCGGCACGCCGCTGCTGTTCGACATTGGCGTGTTCAGTGTCGTCGTGGGCTTCACGCTCACAATCATTCTGGCGCTGGATCGGGTGCTTGATGCTCGTCCGGCAGAGGAGGAGCGGGGCTCGGACCCTCCAACGGACCGTCGTTCGGTTCCTCCTTCTCCACACAAGATCGAAGGGGCTCCGTCCTCTTCCTCACTGTAA
- the mnhG gene encoding monovalent cation/H(+) antiporter subunit G yields the protein MLSYSRSSLMIANLLLLLGALFVLVTAVGLLRLPDLLMRMHAATKAGTLGAGLCLVAVAVAMPEPSVVARALATLIFLLLTAPIAAHVIAHAAYHAGEAQLWEHTEVDDLADDLAESEARTMPVSR from the coding sequence ATGCTCTCCTATTCTCGTTCTTCGCTCATGATTGCCAATCTTCTACTTCTGCTTGGGGCGCTCTTCGTACTGGTGACGGCCGTGGGCCTGCTTCGCCTTCCCGATCTCCTGATGCGCATGCACGCCGCCACCAAGGCGGGTACGCTGGGGGCTGGGCTGTGCCTGGTGGCCGTCGCCGTGGCGATGCCGGAGCCAAGCGTGGTGGCGCGTGCCCTGGCAACGCTCATTTTCCTGCTGCTCACGGCCCCCATCGCGGCCCACGTGATTGCCCACGCGGCCTACCATGCCGGAGAGGCACAGCTCTGGGAGCACACGGAGGTGGACGACCTTGCCGACGATCTCGCCGAGTCTGAAGCGCGCACAATGCCTGTTTCTCGGTAA
- a CDS encoding monovalent cation/H+ antiporter complex subunit F — translation MSFPLVPLIGLTLLVAAMGLILVRLIRGPTVSDRVVALDVLSAVAIGLIATYTVAAGTTALLDAALVIALVSFVGTVAFGHFVERRSVHR, via the coding sequence ATGTCTTTTCCCCTCGTCCCCCTCATTGGGCTCACCCTCCTGGTTGCTGCGATGGGCCTGATTCTGGTTCGGTTGATTCGGGGGCCAACCGTGTCCGATCGCGTAGTAGCCCTGGACGTCCTTTCGGCGGTTGCGATCGGACTGATTGCCACCTACACCGTGGCGGCGGGCACCACGGCGCTGCTGGATGCGGCGCTCGTGATTGCCCTCGTCTCATTCGTGGGCACCGTGGCGTTCGGTCACTTCGTCGAGCGGCGTTCTGTTCACCGGTGA